Within the Thalassoglobus sp. JC818 genome, the region AGATCGCCATCACTCCAGCGCGCTGGCTGTCGGAGTTCCCGGTTCAGTGGCAGGACTTCATCTCGCCTGGAGCGAACATGGAAAACTTCCGTGGAAACGGCTTGTCGAACCTGCCATCCAACTCGCTGACGAAGGCTTCGAAGTAACACCCGGCTTGGCACACTCACTCGCTGAATCTCACGACCGGTTCAAAATTTCACAAGCTTCCCTCGATCAATTCACCAATAACGGCGAGTTATTCGCAGTAGGAGACCGACTCGTTCAAAAGGACCTGGCACGATCACTTGAGCGAATTGCTCTCGAAGGCCCCGCCGGATTTTACGAGGGAAAGACTGCCGATTTGATTGTGGAACAGATGCAGGCAATGGGCGGCCTGATCGACCACGAAGATCTCAAAGCTTATCGCCCCGTGCAGCGATCTCCGGTGACCGGCACGTATCGAGGACACAAGATTATCTCAATGCCGCCCCCCAGTTCCGGTGGTGTGACGTTGATTCAGATGCTGAACATTCTTGAACACGTCAACCTGAGAGAGTTCGGTGCCGGCTCTGCAAACTCGTTACACTGGATGGCAGAGTCGATGCGGTTGGCGTACCTCGACCGGGCGCGTCATTTGGGTGACCCCGACTTCGTCGATGATCAACCGGTCGAGCTGTTGATCTCAAAACCATACGCCCAAGAGCAGCATTCAAAGATCTCCCCAGAACAAGCGGGTGTCTCTGAGATCAAACAAATTCAGATGCTGCAGGAAAGTCCGGAAACAACACACTTGTCGGTCGTCGATGGTCAACGAAACGCTGTCGCACTGACAACAACCCTCGAGTACAGCTACGGCTCTGGAATCGTCGTTGCTGGAGGAGGGTTCCTCCTGAACAACGAAATGGGAGACTTCAATCCTGTCGAAGGAGTGACAACTCTCACCGGACAAATCGGAAGCCAGGCGAATCTGACCGCTCCGGGCAAACGAATGCTCTCCAGCATGACTCCAACGATTGTAGAACGAGACGGAGAACTTTTGATGGTCACCGGCAGTCCCGGCGGTCGGACGATCATCAACACCGTTCTGCAGACAATCATCAATGTCATCGATCACGAGATGAATGCTCAAGACGCAGTCAATTACGGACGCATTCACCAACAATGGCTTCCCGATCGAATTCAATACGAACGTAACGCCTTCTCACCGGACACGCTTAACTTACTGCTCGAACGAGGGCACGTTCTCGATCAACTCGGGGCACAAGGGTCGGCGCAAATCATCGTCGTTGATCCGAAAAACAAAGAGCTTCAGACTGGGGTCGACCACCGTCGACCTGGAGCTGCGGCAGCTGGATTCTGATGGCGAGATTCTTTGTTATCGAGTGCCCGGCCAGTCGCGCGAAACGACAAACACACGGTCCAATTCGTGGCCGCCTGGATCGTTCAGTGATCGCACACTCCACAGTCGGGGAGTTCTGGTCTTAAGAAAGTGATCGTCCAGAAACTGGACCAACTCCGCCTGTGAATACTTCTTCTGATCAGGGCCAACCGGAATCGGACTCAGCCAGTACGGTTTCTCAATCTGGCAGTAACAGCAATTCGGAAAGAGTTCCTGCAGAAGATCGAGTTCATCCTCGTAAACCCAGGTTCCCTGTAGCAGATTGTCGCTCATGTACTTCGGGCGTTGAGCGGGAAGAGCGTCACTTGGATGGATGAAAATCCGGCCCTTCATGAATGCGAATGTGTGTGTTACCTCGGGAAAGTGCTTCTTTCCCAATTGAAGTTGATGGCCAAACAGTCGTGACGTTTTCTTTTCAAAGTTGTCCGCCGAATTCGGACCGATGAAATGGCTTTGATCGTCGCTGACAAACGGTGCATACAGGTAGAACTTGACCGCGGTCTCGCAATGCACGACGTCACCACTCGGAGTACGATAAATGAAGTCGACTTCTCCAATTGTTCGAATCCCATCACTCAACTGCTTCTGCTGATGAATCAGTTCAATGTCGCTGCGTGAACGAAGCCAGCAAGCGATCAGTTCTTCAAAATAGCGGCCGACGCGTCTCGGAGTCTTGGCAATGCTGTAGGTGTCCGTCTCGGCAATCGCAGCAGGGCCAAACTCTTCGGGAATCGGAGTTTTCAGAAGTGAAGGGCTGTTCAGAATCCAATCCAAGTCACGGAGCATCTGATAAGTCAAGGATTGCATTTGCGTTCAATTGGAATGCGTGATAAGAATTTCACTCACTTCGCCGGAAGTACCCAGACCGGGTGTTCGGCTTCGGCTCCGTTGATCATCGAGTGAACCGTGCGAGAGAGAAGGACGAGAGAGGGACCATCATTCGGAAATGATTGGAGCAGACCAGTCAGCGAGTTCGCTGCTTTCGTGAAATCCTTCTGCTCAAAGGCAGCAAGTGCGGTTTCGTAGCCAGCGACGAGTTCCGGATCGCAACTGCTCCCAGCCAGTTCATAAAGCGGAACAGGTTCGTCGATATTGACCACTTTCACCTGACACAAACGACGTCGCGAGATATCTGCATCAACGAGGCGAGACGTTTCTCCAGAGATCAAAGCTGGTGTGCGCAAATACTTTGTCGCTCCTTCCAACCGGCTGGCGAGATTGACGGTCGTGCCGAGAGGGCTGTACTTGAATTTGAAGTTCGACCCCGTATTCCCGGCGCGAACTTGGCCCGAATTGATTCCGATTCCCACTTCGAGCGGTTCGCCGAGTGTCTCGCTCCATCTGCGTTCGATTTCCGGAAGTGACGACAACATGTCAATCGCTGCACGGCACGCGAGGCTCGCATGATCAGTTTGTGGCTTGGGTGCTCCCCACATCGCCATCAATTCGTCGCCGATAT harbors:
- the ggt gene encoding gamma-glutamyltransferase — its product is MVFPRHLFSTTLSVLLAIVWLSTSLSAGSIPERFSSCAVVTQSELASQVGRDVMRDGGNAIDAAVASAFAMAVTHPAAGNIGGGGFLVYRAADGSTTTYDFREVAPRSATAEMWIDEDGKYDRDRHHSSALAVGVPGSVAGLHLAWSEHGKLPWKRLVEPAIQLADEGFEVTPGLAHSLAESHDRFKISQASLDQFTNNGELFAVGDRLVQKDLARSLERIALEGPAGFYEGKTADLIVEQMQAMGGLIDHEDLKAYRPVQRSPVTGTYRGHKIISMPPPSSGGVTLIQMLNILEHVNLREFGAGSANSLHWMAESMRLAYLDRARHLGDPDFVDDQPVELLISKPYAQEQHSKISPEQAGVSEIKQIQMLQESPETTHLSVVDGQRNAVALTTTLEYSYGSGIVVAGGGFLLNNEMGDFNPVEGVTTLTGQIGSQANLTAPGKRMLSSMTPTIVERDGELLMVTGSPGGRTIINTVLQTIINVIDHEMNAQDAVNYGRIHQQWLPDRIQYERNAFSPDTLNLLLERGHVLDQLGAQGSAQIIVVDPKNKELQTGVDHRRPGAAAAGF
- a CDS encoding DUF1853 family protein; its protein translation is MQSLTYQMLRDLDWILNSPSLLKTPIPEEFGPAAIAETDTYSIAKTPRRVGRYFEELIACWLRSRSDIELIHQQKQLSDGIRTIGEVDFIYRTPSGDVVHCETAVKFYLYAPFVSDDQSHFIGPNSADNFEKKTSRLFGHQLQLGKKHFPEVTHTFAFMKGRIFIHPSDALPAQRPKYMSDNLLQGTWVYEDELDLLQELFPNCCYCQIEKPYWLSPIPVGPDQKKYSQAELVQFLDDHFLKTRTPRLWSVRSLNDPGGHELDRVFVVSRDWPGTR